The following nucleotide sequence is from Juglans microcarpa x Juglans regia isolate MS1-56 chromosome 6D, Jm3101_v1.0, whole genome shotgun sequence.
TGTCAAGAGGGATTTTTGACACATCAGACAGTTTCCCCCCCTAGTGCTATGGTCAAGAGTGCAGGTATAAGTTAATAACACTATCCAATTAGAGATTGGCACGTTAGCTTATAAAGTAAGGTAACCCCAGTTGTTTTTGTATATCATTCCTTTCAATTAGAAGATCTTGTTATACTGACAAATTTGAAATGCACATCACCGAAAAAACCCTTCAAATTTTCCAGCCAAAGATCTTGTTATGTTGAGAGAATCCCTGATATTTGAATGAAGGCCAGAAAGCGAGCACTTTATACCATGAGTTGATAGCTAAAGGTTTTTCCACTTCGTACCATAAGTTTAGATAGACGTTTTCTTTAGATAATCCTTGAGATTTGAATACTCCTGAATTTACAGTGCCACCATGGCTCTTGCAGCTGGATGTCTCCAAAAGTTAGCATCTCCTTCCCAACACAAGTCTTGCAAGCACTTTGcatcacaaaatttatttgatttctatttttctatgaATGATTATGAAAGAGACACCAGATAATTGAgtatgaaatgaaagttgatcTCCTTGCAAGAAGTAAGGCTGCTAGTTACTTTGGGATGATTCTGGGCATTTCGATTGTTTTCCAGAAAATAATGAGAGGCTAACctgagattttaaaacataaataaatttaaaaatcttctcctaaaatattttattcaacttttatttaaaatcatttcatctcatctcattatctaaatggAGCTTGGCAGGGCTGACCATTTTGTGGTGGCAGctattatgaaattttattatttattagatcTTTCATAGGAActcttcttaaatattttttttccctaccTTCTCGATAGATCTTTAAACTCTACTAAAAACTCCATTAAAAAAGTTTTCATTCCTACTCAATAAATTTTAGAAGTTCCCAACACCTAAAGCCTACCCTAAGCCTGAGAGGTATTTGAAAATGTAAATGGCGTCCCTTATGACTGATATGACCAAATGATATTGTTTACACTTAACACTGGACACAAACTATGTGTTTAGTTTTACTTATATTAAACTGTGATTGTTTGGGTAGATGACACCATCTCATAGAATTCTGCCCACCGGCACCCACTCCCGGCTGCGTGGAAAGGCTGCAAAACATAGGGATTGAGTAACATCACtagtcttttattttgattcttattttatatataaaaaaaaatgttagacaCTAAATTCTCGTTGTGATTCTATTCTATAATGTCATGTTGATGTATCGTTATCCATCAATTCATTgaataagttattttaaaacCCAATAGTTAATTTAATGTCTAATGGACAATGTATTATGACATGTCAATACGATGgtgaaaatgagatgaaagtatagtatataaaataactcACCCGTTTTGCATGAAAGGATTCATATGCGCCTTTTTTGACAGAacagaaataatgattaatgaaGCAGCCAAACAAAGGAACTCATTCTTATTAGAGAAATGCCAAtttacaaaaggaaaataaattatttaatgttgGCTTCCGTACTAGAAATCCAGCAATGAGGATTGAAATAACACTAGTGAGAAAGCTTAGCAATAGCTTTGAGAACTCGGCTTGCTTTATCATAGAATTATTTCCTCTTGAACACTGACATTGAGAGTCTTGTTTGGTAGAACAATGCTGTTAACCACCACCACTTCATCTTCAACAGACACAGCTTCACCTGCATTACAAAATAGTGAACGTCAGATGGTGCAATGTGTGATCCTGATTTTCTTGTATAGAAATACAGGGAGAATGCATAACAGTACCAAGTATTGTAACCCCAAGTTTTGCATTGTAGTCTCCGCTGGCCTGAAATCAATTGACAAACTTGGTCAattacgagagagagagagagagagagagatgcgcAAACGATAcagaatttaaaagaaaaactggaAAAGGCAGCACGAAAATAAATGAACTTGATAAGTCTCGTGCAAGTAACAAGAATATATTGTCTTCCAACTATGATGCTTAATCAGAGATACGATTGTGACATGGGAGTCGGAACTGAAGTCCTGTTATGCAACGTGACATTGCAAAAAATGCCCCACTTTCATCACAGCAGTGATATTACTGGAGCTCGGAAGCAGCTGAAAAAAGCAACAGCCCAGCTGCACATTGGTTGTTTAAACCTATTGACTATTGATCAACAGATGGTCTGCATATTCGAATCAAACTATGAAAAAGCATAGCCATAGGATCTATCAGAATAAAGGTCAATCCTTTCCTGATGCCGGCAGAAGAACTAAAAGGTATTAATTATTGAACTATTTCTGTGAAGGATGACATCGCATGTGCCATGGTCCCTTCAATTATTGGAACCCTTTTGTGCTGGATGGAACCATATTTACTGTGGTTCCAAACTCAACTATAGTGCTTAATGCACACTTTGAACAACATTCtagggaaaaaaatcaaatcctcCAGTTGTATCatattagaagaaaacaaaacacgAAGTTATGAACTTGCCTGGACACGAGACCATCTCCCAATAGAGGACTTCCATCCAACAATAGAATGAATAACAACTGCATTTTCCTGAAAAACCACAAGTGCAAATGTCACATTTAAGGTAGACTTATGCATGCACTTCATACCCTTTGGCTAGATTATGTACCTTAATTTCAACATCATCAAGGATGATACAACTGATGAGCCTTGCGCCAGCTCCTATACGAGCATTTGCAGATATCGAGACATTGGGACCAATCTGTTCCACCACAGCAGAAAAGTACATAGTTACAAATACAGAATTTTGTAGTCAGTCCAACTAGATGGAAATAAGCAAAACCACTCCATGACTTGAGGACAAGGTAGTATATGTTTCCAGGTTAAGTTGGACAGCATTCTGTGGCATGCAAACTTGCAACTCATGCACATtacctactctctctctctctctcacacacacacacacacacaatgaaCACGGTGAAACATCAAAAAGCTTCAATGGAATCACAGCTAAATTTCCCTTCTAGTAGTATTAGAACTACAGATCAATAATGCGGTtctacaatttaaaaaatattcatagattGGTAACACTATCCAGAGTGCATGGTCTGATAATGGAATGATCACCTTAGCAGTTGGATGCACTTTCGCCGATGGATGAATATAAACATCCCCAGAAATGGCAGCACTCTTTGTGCCATCCCCACTAGACAAAAGATGGGGGGAAGTGAACCGGAATTGTGCAAGATACAGTGCAGAACATTTCAAGGACATCCTGCAATAATCAATCCAAAAATTCACACAATGGTCCTGATTGAAAGGGCTAAGTTAATGATTATTTACCAAGGACATCCTACAGCCTTCAACACCCTGGTGCTATGCTTACCCAGGAGTTTTGATCTGTTCCCAGAAGTCCATGGTCTCATATGTATAGAACTGCTTCTTCCCTGCAAGAGGTGATAGAATATCTTGATCCAATCTTACAAAATCTGCGGGAAGGTTCCTGCTGAAGGACCACTTGTGTCAGGACCAGGAAATGGAGAGAAATCAATAATAATCCAAGGTTAAGCAGCAGTGACATAGTTGTACTTGttaaatttaactttataattaacAGGTGGAAATAACGATATGTGTATAACAAAGTATGCCATGAGTTACAACTTGACCCCAACAAACCCATCCTGGCAAAACCCACACCATACACATGCCTAACTCCACAATATGTATATAACAACCATCCTTTGTCatacataaaatcatatcatagatGACTTTCAATCCTGCCCAagcaaatatttaaatttactcAAACCAAAATGGCATTGTCAATCACCTTCCCATATTAGAAATGAAAGTATGCCATGAGTTACAACTTGACCCCAACAAACCCATCCTGGCAAAACCCACACCATACACATGCCTAACTCCACAATATGTATATAACAACCATCCTTTGTCatacataaaatcatatcatagatGACTTTCAATCCTGCCCAagcaaatatttaaatttactcAAACCAATATGGCATTGTCAATCACCTTCCCATATTAGAAAtgaaagttttaataaataattctctGTGCATGGTTACTATTCTGGTCAGTTCATCATTCTGAAAGGTCCTGGAAGCATGTATTGTGCGGATCACCAGATACTAATTTGTCAAGAATAGGTCAAGGACTTGTCCAGATCAGATAATAGATTTGAAAACTGACAAAATAGTTGATATCCACAATtcaatatgtatgtatatacacCAAAGTAGAATATCCACGCCCCACTTTCTTTTCTATCACTATTCTCACATAATTTGAACTACTCAACCAAttgactcttttctttttttctttttcttattttatatctttcCAAGTTAATGAGAGGAATATTTCATTATGACCTTGATTGCATTTATCTGAACTActcaccactctctctctcatcagggCCAATATTCCTATATATTTGTTAACTAACCTCAAACTCTCTTACAATCAAACTGACTCATGATAAATTGAAATCCATAATGGGCCTCTTATGCTATGCTTCATCACCATAAAGCAGCAAATCCACCACAACAGCCAGAAGGACATACTGCAGGCATTTTGCTCAgtttaaatagaatgaacaGGTTATTTTTATGTTCTAGTCCTATTGAACTGTATATATGCTGTCACTACTTCATTTCTTGAGAATCAAGAAAACAGCTACAGAAATTTGAAACCAGTAAAAAGGTAAAACCTTGTTGCTGAATCGATGGCGTCGAAGCTGGATAAACGTCTCAGGTTCGCTGCAAATGAGCAAAAAAGAATTCAGATTCCAGCATGATGAATATCAATGCCATGCATACATAACATGGTAAGTCAGATGAAAAAACTAGTTTCATTTTATCACCAGGCCaagtttattacattttgaaaagccaaaacaaataactgaggagCAAATTCAAGATAAGTATCCATCTTGAGTTTTAACCATAACTTGAATATAGATCAAGCTATTTCAAGAACTCCTAAGTTAAGCCCACAGTGAGGCATGACAATTTAATCAAAGACCTGGATCACCAACCTCTGTCTTTCCGCTGAGTGGAAACCCCTGGATGGCAGTGAAAATATCTGGGGTAAATATGTAGACACCACAATTGATTCGGTCACTTACCTATATTACATCAGAACAAAAAGACCACCAGGAGAAGGAAAGAACTTCAAAAGTCAGTTAATGGAACAAGGCAATACCAAATGCTAAAGAACATGTTAAGGAGaatgatttataatttacatACAAAGGTTTCAGGTTTCTCTGTGTAATGCAACAGTTCATTGGTGGCTGGATCAGCTACCAACTCTCCAAACTGGTTTGCTGACTCAGCAGAAACCTGcgcaaagaaagaagaatacgTAAACGATAACATTACATAAAGAAGCTCTTGCAGAATTTTGTTTGTACGTGTGTTAACCTACCTTTATTACTAGAATAGTTCCCATACCACCATATCTTCTGTGAGACTCTGCAAATATAGAAGGCAAAATAAGTGATCAAATTATTCTGCAAGCCAAGGAAAATCGACCCCTAACCACCAGAAAATGTTGAAGCTGGTGCTACACAACAAATTTTCCATACAAGACATTAAGAAAGAACAAAGGAACCATCAAATGGTAAGATtgttacaaaaagaaaagataccATCATATATCagcaagaagaaaataattaccAAGCATTTCTGGCAGTGGAAAACTGCAGCAAACATCGCAATTGAGCAAGAAAATATGTGACTGCCAAACACAATTCAAGCATCAATATCAACACAATGTGAATACACATCATGTCAAAGTATAGAGAGACAGAATATCTTcaatcaaacaattttttttttttttttttttttttaaaaaagcaaaAGTTTGTAATTATCAACTAGAGACAAAGCCAAAGGTAAAGACAAATACAGGGCTGTCTTCCATGATAAGGTCTCTGAAGTTATAAAGCCCACCAGCTGATCCATGTGGCTTGTCTTCCTCAAGTATCTGTGATACCAgcatcaacaaaaataaacagcAACATCCAAAATTCAGATCCAGACAATAATTTAGAGAAACTTGCTCATAATTTAGTTGATAATCAAGACAAAAAGATACCTAACAGGGACTCTGAGCTCATTAGAGATAGAGGAGACATATAATGCGAATTCACGCTCATCGTAGAAACCAATAAGAAATATCTGAGCTAAGTTCGGAATCTGTAATGGAAGGAGAACACTTGATACTCAGCATATACTCAAAAGATAGAAGCTAAACATATACAGATTCacattataagttttttttttttaaagaatatacCTTTTTACAAGCAGAAATTGGATGATGAACCATTGGTTGTCCAGCCAAAGGAAATAGCGGCTTTGGAATGTTCAATGAGAGTGGTCGGAATCTAGTACctgcaaaattcaaaattagcaACCAAAGCCAGAGGTGTTATGATTCTCATTCAAGAACCAAAGTCAGAATTCACCATAATAATCAAACCAATTTAGAAAACTACTAATAGCATTTAAGGAATATGACAATGTCACGGTTTCACGGGTTGACCATTGCATCGGAAATCCTGGtttcaaaactaaaacaaaatgcCAGAGAGGCTTCATCACTCGACTTACAAATTCAAAAGTTTCCATGGGAACCACAGCAGTTTTCAGCAATTTCAGTAAAACttaatgaaaataagaaaagggGTCTCATAATTTAATCCTACACCCAAGTTTTAACATCAAGATTAAACAATTTCCAAGAGACAAATTCAGGGAGAATAACAAATGGGTGGCAATTTTCTCATTCCAATTCCAGATATCATGAAACAAGATCATACCTTTAGTGGGTCCACCGACCATGATCACGGCAACCACTCTTTCATCTGTGCTCCCCATTCTTGACCCACGGAAATTCAGATCCCCAACGCCTCAACTTGTCCACAACTCCTATATCACAAAGCTAAATCCTTTTATAAAACGCAGCTGGTTCACACTTCATACAGTGAGCCCAAACGTACAATTTATGACTGGCTATGTGTCGGTATTAAGTTTTAATGCAGTGAAAAAGCGATAGGGTACGAAAGCCACTCGCTCAAGATAAGCAAGCAAAAGACATAGCCAAGACAGGGAAGCTTCCGCCtctttcccccccccccccacatgGCTCTTTCCCTTTGGGACCGACTTTGGTGTGGGAGAGACAAGCTGTTGTCAGCAGATCGGCCTGTTCGTGGCCCACTTTGTTGTTATTATACCTAAGTGCCATCCCCCCCCCCAAATCAAATCTCTTTCAATTTGTAAAAGAGTAGAGAAGTTATTGTAGCAgtatacattttatattcattgtatagttatttctaattaattgtttttaatactCACTTGAAAAGATGTATAGTCTACATGATGTCATATCATGTGTATAAAATAAATGCTCTCAATAgtaatttttatcaatatttattCTTTGTAGAAAGGATATTCGTGCTCGGTTCCTTTAGCTGGtagatttcttttcttttcatttttaggTGATACATCAAGTGGTTCAAATAGGACAATGATACACAATGGGTTTTCCTAATATTCAACTATTTAGTCAGgcattgttaattttttatgctAACTGATGTTGAAGTCTTCTGCATCGATAACATAGATAGGATTTTATCTACACATGATGTTTAAGATGCATTAGGCTTGTTTTCTAAATAAACACATTCAATATATTTGAGGATGTGTGTACACCAATTATAAAAGGAGGGGTCTTCAGGAAAAGTAACTAGATACTTGGCTAAACAGTTGTGCTACATTTGTGCAGTCACTTCCTTGTCTTGCTTAAGAGACATGATTCACaccaatttataatatttatgagtaataGTAGATATAGTCCTAATGAGATCGATAGACTTTAATTTTCAAGCTGCTATTTAATCTTTGAATAAAATCATTGGTGTATGGAGTACTGTTCATTTCCTGTTGTCGCTTAACTTATAAATGGTTGGTCCCATTCATTTGCTTGATGTATATGTAAAAGGCAGGGTATTTAATAGAAAATCATGCTCAATTCATTATCATTGTATTGATGAAGAGATAAAGGAGAAAGGAAGTAGTTAGGAGTCAGTGTCAAACAACTTGGGCTTGGTAGGAATGACAAGTGAAGGcaaaaaatgattgaaagggatagaaaagtttaataaaagaaaggaaagaaaacattactattatttatttatttatttttatcacaagtTGTTggtgaaaaatcatttttatcatctcCCTGCTCatgtcattttgtttttcttgggaGGATGAAAAATGGTAGGCCCAAAGGAAGAATGTCCAccttttcccctttcttttcctATTCTATTACTGAAAAgaaatttcctccatttttccACACCATTGTCTATCCTCTCATCTTTCCTTCCTACCAAACACATGTTTCGATTCCATTCCCTTGACATTGACATTGGAGAGTAACATGAAATAGCCACCATTGGCAAGCACTTTCTACGCTTCTGTGTGCGGATAAAAATAAATGGGTTTCTGTAGATCCATCCCTATATAAATATACAGCTAAAACCCCAATTTTATAAAGCACGTGTTGCTTTTTATTTTACGAAGCAACAAGCACATGTTGCTTGATTCGAGGCACAGGTGTGTACTGACAAATGTGCACATGACAGAGGGTGCCTAGCATGATAATCAATTAATGTTTTTGGCCTGTGTCAGTTGTCTGAGGTTCCTTTCCTTTTTgcttatttttgtttctaataacACCTCtgagtttttttataaggaGATCACTGGAATATTATAAGGATTGCTTTAAATCTAAGAAGATAGAAAAGGTGATGAATCGGCTTCAGAATTTGAGAAAGACGACCACATGATGTGAGTATCTTACCTTATCAGTTAATTACTTTTGGTAGAAGCCATGTCAACAGTAGCAAAGGTTGGAGCAAATCCAGCTCAGAGCAAAGTCGGAATATTAGGACATCATGGAATGGCCGAATTAACATTCGCTTCCATTTTCTATGATAAATACTTTTGTAAttaagagagagatagatataaCATGTAAACCCCATCGTGTTTAATGTTTTCTGTGGACAACGGGCTCTGTTTGGattaagaaatgagatgagatagttttagatgagttaaatataatattatacaaatattattttttaatattattattattttgagatttgaaaaagttgaattgtttattatattttatgtgaaaatttgagaaagttgtaatgatgagatgagatgagatgagatgagatgatttctcaatccaaatgagACCTAAGACTTTACCGATGGTGACTCGATGTTGTATCATGGTTTTATATCATGTCTATGCATACTATCAAGTCATTTTAGTCCAGCCTATAAGTTGCATCATCTATGCTCGACTTAGTGACATAGTTTTTAGCTTGATACCAATTATTAAAAGCCTAACTAAAGTTCGAGGATTGTTAAATACTGATTTGGCTAAACTTTTAGCCTTTGAGGTCATAATAGTTTTCAACattttgattttcaaagaagaTAATCGTAAGAATCTTGATCTTCTAGTCATTTTTAACTCCAAAATcatatagtaattaaatttatacaaattcatCACAGCAAAGGAAGTTGATGAATAAGTGACGTAGGATTATCCGCGTAAAATTTGGTAGACCGTTGGCCCATTGAATGAAACCTATTGCCATGCAAAGATTATCACCTAAGCGGTTCGGAACTTCCCCCATCTTTTTATCCCCAAAGAAAATCTGCAATGCATGCATAGTAAATACTACATACAGTTAGAGAATGTGTAAGTGATGtacagtcgttttaaaaaagaatgagatttattattaaaaaattaatttttttttatgtaagtctcatatttattcatttttttaaaaatgattgtacgGCACTTGTgtactcacgactgtaactac
It contains:
- the LOC121235191 gene encoding LOW QUALITY PROTEIN: mannose-1-phosphate guanyltransferase alpha-like (The sequence of the model RefSeq protein was modified relative to this genomic sequence to represent the inferred CDS: inserted 1 base in 1 codon), coding for MGSTDERVVAVIMVGGPTKGTRFRPLSLNIPKPLFPLAGQPMVHHPISACKKIPNLAQIFLIGFYDEREFALYVSSISNELRVPVRYLFEDKPHGSAGGLYNFRDLIMEDSPSHIFLLNCDVCCSFPLPEMLESHRRYGGMGTILVIKVSAESANQFGELVADPATNELLHYTEKPETFVSDRINCGVYIFTPDIFTAIXGVSTQRKDRANLRRLSSFDAIDSATRNLPADFVRLDQDILSPLAGKKQFYTYETMDFWEQIKTPGMSLKCSALYLAQFRFTSPHLLSSGDGTKSAAISGDVYIHPSAKVHPTAKIGPNVSISANARIGAGARLISCIILDDVEIKENAVVIHSIVGWKSSIGRWSRVQASGDYNAKLGVTILGEAVSVEDEVVVVNSIVLPNKTLNVSVQEEIIL